From Rutidosis leptorrhynchoides isolate AG116_Rl617_1_P2 chromosome 3, CSIRO_AGI_Rlap_v1, whole genome shotgun sequence, a single genomic window includes:
- the LOC139902274 gene encoding abscisic acid 8'-hydroxylase 2-like, with amino-acid sequence MSALPPPPLHFLLSPFVAFLFFATLLFNFIISRRGSTKYMNRRLPPGSMGWPYIGETLSLYTQNPNTFFSKRQTRYGKIFKSHILGCPCVMISSPEIAKTVLVTQSHLFKPTYPSSKQMMIGPQAIFFHQGQYHSLLKKLIQSSLLPSAIKSSIHEIENIVLNLLPFWEKNNTIITLDEMKKYSYEVAMISVFGNKLEANEMEGLKHLYHCIEKGYNSMPLDLPGTPFKKAMKARMVLNDKLRKMIRKRRENGEHGGGLLGVLLGLKGEIQLSDSQIADNIIGVIFAAHDTTASVLTWMLKYLHDHPHLLDAVKIEQEEIRSTRLETNRGITWDDTRRMPVTCRVLQETLRISSILSFTFREAVEDVEIDGYLIPRGWKVLPLFRTIHYSSDFFPNPDQFNPSRFEVAPRANTYMPFGNGAHSCPGSELAKAEILVLLHHLTTSFRWEVIGGGDGIQYDPFPVPKQGLPIRLHRLNDVDASN; translated from the exons ATGTCTGCCCTTCCACCACCACCATTACATTTCCTTCTATCTCCCTTTGTAGCTTTCCTCTTCTTTGCAACACTTTTGTTTAATTTTATCATAAGCCGCCGTGGCTCGACCAAATATATGAACCGGCGGCTACCACCCGGTTCAATGGGGTGGCCGTACATCGGAGAAACGCTTAGCCTTTATACACAAAATCCCAACACTTTCTTCTCAAAACGTCAAACAAG GTACGGAAAGATCTTTAAAAGTCACATATTGGGATGCCCATGTGTGATGATATCTAGCCCGGAGATAGCCAAAACTGTTTTGGTTACTCAATCTCATCTCTTTAAACCTACATACCCTTCAAGCAAACAAATGATGATTGGCCCTCAAGCTATATTTTTTCATCAAGGCCAATACCATTCTCTTCTTAAGAAATTAATCCAATCTTCATTACTTCCTTCCGCCATCAAAAGTTCGATACACGAGATCGAGAACATTGTCCTCAATCTTCTTCCCTTTTGGGAGAAAAACAACACCATCATCACCTTAGATGAGATGAAGAAG TATTCGTATGAAGTGGCGATGATATCGGTATTCGGCAATAAGCTAGAGGCTAATGAGATGGAAGGATTAAAGCATTTGTATCATTGTATTGAGAAAGGTTACAATTCAATGCCTTTGGATCTTCCTGGAACTCCATTTAAGAAAGCAATGAAG GCAAGGATGGTTCTGAATGATAAGTTGAGGAAGATGATACGGAAGAGAAGGGAGAATGGGGAGCATGGTGGAGGATTGCTTGGGGTATTATTGGGATTAAAGGGAGAGATTCAATTGAGTGATTCACAAATAGCAGATAATATAATTGGAGTCATATTTGCAGCTCATGATACTACTGCAAGTGTTCTAACATGGATGCTCAAGTACTTACATGATCATCCTCATCTCTTGGATGCAGTGAAG ATTGAGCAGGAAGAAATCCGAAGCACAAGACTTGAAACCAACCGCGGGATTACATGGGATGACACTAGACGCATGCCAGTGACCTGTAGGGTGTTACAAGAGACACTAAGAATCTCAAGCATATTATCATTCACGTTTCGAGAAGCAGTTGAAGATGTAGAAATAGATGGGTATTTGATCCCACGCGGTTGGAAGGTTCTTCCTCTATTTCGAACCATCCATTACTCTTCGGACTTCTTCCCTAACCCAGACCAATTTAATCCTTCAAGATTTGAG GTAGCACCTCGTGCGAACACCTACATGCCATTTGGGAATGGAGCGCATTCTTGTCCCGGAAGCGAGCTAGCGAAGGCCGAGATACTTGTACTTTTACACCATTTGACCACCTCCTTCAG ATGGGAAGTGATTGGAGGAGGTGATGGCATACAATACGACCCTTTCCCAGTGCCAAAACAAGGATTGCCTATCAGACTCCACCGTTTGAATGATGTTGACGCCTCTAATTAA